A genomic region of Raphanus sativus cultivar WK10039 chromosome 6, ASM80110v3, whole genome shotgun sequence contains the following coding sequences:
- the LOC108807804 gene encoding dynamin-2B encodes MEAIEELSQLSDSMRQAGALLADEDPDESSSSRRPATSLNVVALGNVGAGKSAVLNSLIGHPVLPTGENGATRAPIIIDLSREESLSSKAIILQIDNKSQQVSASALRHSLQDRLGKGATGRGRDEIYLKLRTSTAPPLKLIDLPGLDQRIVDDSMIGEHAQHNDAILLVIVPASQASEISSSRALKTAKEYDSDSTRTVGIISKIDQAAENPKALAAVQALLSNQGPPKTTDIPWVALIGQSVAIASAQSGGSENSLETAWRAESESLKSILTGAPQSKLGRIALVDTLASQIRSRMKLRLPNILTGLQGKSQMVQDELSRLGEQLVSSAEGTRAIALELCREFEDKFLLHLAGGEGSGWKVVASFEGNFPNRIKQLPLDRYFDLNNVKRIVLEADGYQPYLISPEKGLRSLIKIVLELAKDPARLCVDEVHRVLVDIVSASANATPGLGRYPPFKREVVAIASAALDGFKNEAKKMVVALVDMERAFVPPQHFIRLVQRRMERQRREDELKGRSSKKGQDAENSLLNRASSPQPDGSSTGGSLKSLKDKFLPQDKDKDKDKETPEVSGLKTAGPEGEITAGYLLKKSAKTNGWSRRWFVLNEKTGKLGYTKKQEERNFRGTVTLEECSIEEISDDEGEKSKSSKDKKSNGPESKGPGLVFKITCRVPYKTVLKAHNALVLKAESLVDKNEWINKLQKVIQARGGQVGGASMRQSLSEGSLDKMVRKPVDPEEELRWMSQEVRGYVEAVLNSLAANVPKAVVLCQVEKSKEDMLNQLYSSISAIGNERIESLIQEDQNVKRKRERYEKQSSLLSKLTRQLSIHDNRAAAASSWSDSGTESSPKTNGGSKGEDWMNAFNAAASGQDSLKRYGSGGHSRRYSDPAQNGEDDSSGSGGSNRRTTPNRLPPAPPQSGGSSYRY; translated from the exons ATGGAGGCGATCGAGGAGTTGTCACAGCTTTCCGATTCGATGAGACAAGCGGGGGCGCTACTCGCTGACGAAGATCCCGATGAGAGCTCTTCTTCTCGGCGCCCGGCTACTTCTCTCAACGTCGTTGCCCTAGGAAATGTG GGAGCTGGGAAGTCTGCAGTTTTGAATAGCCTTATTGGACATCCAGTTTTG CCGACGGGTGAGAATGGTGCTACACGGGCTCCTATAATCATTGACCTCAGTAGGGAGGAATCTCTGAGCAGCAAGGCTATTATCTTGCAAATTGACAATAAATCTCAACAAGTTTCTGCAA GTGCCCTTAGACATTCTCTACAGGATAGGCTGGGCAAAGGAGCCACAGGGAGGGGTCGTGATGAAATATACCTGAAACTCCGGACAAGCACTG CTCCACCATTGAAATTGATTGATTTGCCTGGACTGGACCAGAGAATTGTTGATGATTCAATG ATTGGTGAACATGCTCAGCACAATGATGCCATACTGTTGGTTATTGTGCCTGCTAGTCAGGCGTCTGAAATTTCTTCCTCTCGAGCTCTGAAGACCGCGAAGGAGTATGATTCAGACA GCACCAGGACGGTAGGAATTATCAGCAAAATTGACCAGGCGGCAGAGAACCCAAAAGCGCTTGCAGCAGTTCAGGCTCTTCTTTCAAATCAGGGACCTCCAAAAACAACTGATATTCCATGGGTTGCACTTATTGGTCAATCTGTCGCAATTGCATCAGCGCAGTCTGGAGGTAGTGAGAACTCTTTAGAAACTGCTTGGCGTGCGGAGAGTGAAAGCCTCAAATCCATTTTGACGGGTGCTCCACAAAGCAAACTTGGCAGAATTGCCCTGGTGGACACCCTTGCTAGCCAGATTCGTAGCAGAATGAAGCTCAGGCTACCAAATATCTTAACTGG ACTCCAGGGTAAGTCTCAAATGGTGCAGGACGAATTATCAAGGCTTGGTGAACAACTGGTTAGCAGTGCTGAAGGTACAAGGGCTATAGCTTTGGAGCTTTGCCGTGAGTTTGAGGACAAATTTCTTCTCCACTTGGCTGGTGGTGAA GGAAGTGGCTGGAAAGTTGTTGCAAGTTTTGAAGGCAATTTCCCCAATCGTATCAAGCAGCTTCCATTGGATAGATACTTTGACTTGAATAATGTTAAAAGG ATTGTATTAGAAGCAGATGGTTATCAACCTTATCTTATATCTCCGGAGAAAGGGCTGAGATCGTTGATAAAGATTGTTCTTGAGTTGGCTAAGGACCCAGCACGTCTGTGCGTTGATGAG GTTCACCGAGTGCTTGTTGATATAGTTTCAGCTTCCGCTAATGCCACACCTGGTCTTGGGAGATATCCTCCTTTTAAGAGAGAG GTTGTAGCTATAGCAAGTGCCGCACTTGATGGATTCAAGAATGAAGCTAAGAAGATGGTAGTTGCACTAGTTGATATGGAGCGTGCGTTTGTACCACCTCAGCACTTCATCCGCCTCGTACAAAGAAG AATGGAAAGGCAGCGTCGTGAGGACGAGCTTAAAGGGCGATCATCTAAAAAGGGACAAGATGCAGAGAACTCTCTCTTAAACAGG GCATCTAGTCCTCAGCCAGATGGGTCATCAACTGGTGGTAGCTTGAAATCATTGAAAGACAAATTTCTTCCCCAAGAtaaagataaagacaaagatAAAGAAACGCCTGAGGTCTCTGGTCTAAAGACTGCTGGACCTGAGGGGGAGATAACAGCAG GGTACCTATTGAAGAAAAGTGCAAAGACAAATGGCTGGAGTAGGCGATGGTTTGTTCTGAATGAAAAGACTGGAAAG CTTGGTTATACGAAAAAGCAAGAAGAAAGGAACTTCCGTGGCACTGTAACTTTAGAG GAATGCAGTATTGAAGAAATCTCTGATGATGAAGGAGAAAAATCAAAGAGCTCGAAAGATAAAAAATCAAATGGACCTGAATCAAAAGGACCAGGCCTTGTATTTAAGATAACATGCAGGGTTCCATATAAGACTGTACTTAAAG CTCACAATGCGCTGGTTCTGAAGGCCGAGagcctggttgataagaatgaATGGATTAACAAGCTGCAAAAGGTTATCCAAGCCCGAGGAGGCCAAGTAGGTGGAGCTTCCATGAGGCAAAGTCTTTCAGAAGGTTCACTT GATAAGATGGTAAGGAAACCGGTTGACCCGGAAGAGGAATTGCGGTGGATGTCTCAAGAAGTACGGGGTTACGTTGAAGCTGTTCTAAACAGCCTTGCCGCAAATGTTCCAAAG GCCGTTGTTCTTTGTCAAGTGGAGAAATCAAAGGAAGACATGCTGAATCAGCTCTACAGTTCTATCAG CGCTATAGGTAATGAGAGGATTGAATCGTTGATTCAAGAGGACCAGAAcgtcaaaagaaaaagagagcgTTACGAGAAGCAGTCGTCTCTTCTTTCAAAGCTCACAAGACAGCTTAGCATTCACGATAACCGAGCAGCTGCTGCTTCAAGCTGGTCTGACAGCGGCACtg AAAGCAGCCCGAAAACCAATGGAGGGTCTAAGGGGGAGGATTGGATGAATGCGTTTAACGCTGCTGCCAGTGGACAGGACTCATTGAAGAGGTATGGATCTGGTGGTCATAGCCGACGGTACAGTGATCCAGCTCAGAATGGTGAGGATGATTCTTCTGGATCTGGTGGGAGCAACCGTCGCACCACACCAAACAGGCTCCCACCGGCTCCTCCACAGTCTGGTGGGTCATCTTACAGGTATTAG